Within the Mugil cephalus isolate CIBA_MC_2020 chromosome 1, CIBA_Mcephalus_1.1, whole genome shotgun sequence genome, the region TTTTCACAATAGCTGGCTAGGGGAATCCTCTGCAACTCTTTCCATCAGTAACACTGAGAAAATTCACAACTGTCAGAGGTGGACAGTCAGTCTCTCCAAGAAGTTTCAGTGGACAATTGGTTTGTGTGATAAACAGTCTTCAGTAAACTTGGAGTGTGGACCTGTCTATGGACTGTGCTGGGAAGATAACCGCCTCAGCTGTCTTAAAACAGAGTATCAACACACTTGATGGATCACATCTCGGCAACCCAAGAGAAGTAGTAATAAGACGGAGTGGACATAAGGCTGAGCTGGGACCTGAAGTGGTGGAGGTGTTTTGGAACGTGGCTGCCTCTGTGCTGACCTTCTACAGCAGAACCGGACAGTACCTGAGGGAGGAAATAGTCACTATTGAGCTGAAacccaacaactacaacctggCCCCATTTGTCCAACTGGGAAATGAAATTGCCCAAAATAGACCCCAGTACCAAGGGCAGAGCCAAAAACAGTACGTTCAAGACGAGTTTGATCAAAACTATTTTGATGGAAATACCCTACACGAAACAGAGTTGGTTTGTGAGCTTTGCTAATAGGTTGGATTTTGTTGATCATtgcattttctgtcatttaccAAGGATCAATGGAATTAATTGGTGTTAAGTTGCTGCCGAATCAATAAACTGATACATTATACAAACAGATATCAGACACACTAGGCAGTATAATATCTTTAGCTGAAAGtctttacattaaaacaatattaagcTGTGGGATTTTTCTATTTCATAGAAACACTGTTGAGTTTTGTCAGTGCTTCTTCCACCTGCCACAGTAAGGAGTTTCTCTCTACTGGTTTTGACTGTTTCACTGCTGAATATCTGATCAGTACTATTTCCCTTCATACACTGTAAATATTCAAATCAGTACTAAAGCCAGTCAAGTGTTAAGATGTGggatgtttttattgatttgatCAAATGTGAGGAGAACACTGTGCATTTGAACTTTTGTGTTGgcaacataaaaactaaaaaactgatATAATGTAATTCCATTAGTAATTCCCTTTATACTATACACATAATTtggtaataaattaatttaagcaacaaaacaaatctgaggAACCAGTTGGGAGCTGAAAGAGATGGCTCTTTTTAATGAGACAAGCCAAAAGAACCAACTCTCTAAAAGAGGCGTATTTCCCATCACTACTCATCACGTAAACAAAATTCTGACCCCACCTCTCAGTGCACCAGTTCAGTTCTTTTTGAGAAATCGAAACTGTTGCACAgtgctgctgtggctgatctGATCCCAGGTTCCCTTTCTGTCAAAACAGAGTGAACTGAGGAGCAACTTAAAGGAATCATCTGGATTTTTCAAGACATATTAGGACTTCCTGTTTTGAAAACAGACAACTTACAAATGGATCGACGGATTATTCTCTGCAACATGTGTACAGGGGAGGACAGGAAACCAGCACAGAAGAGCTGCATTAAATGCGAGATCTCCATGTGCGTCCAGCACCTCGAGGCCCATCTCACCACACCTGTGTTGCTGCAGACTCATCCCCTGACTGAACCCATGGATTTGTATGGGACCACTAAATGTCCACAGCATGGCAAACTCCTGGAGTACTACTGCTTAGATGACATGACCTGCGTCTGCGTTTCCTGCGCCATTGAAGACCAGCACCGCCTACACAATATGAAGACCTTCCCCATGGCTCACAAAGAGCTTGTGGAAAAGCTGAAAGCAGAGGAGCAGGCCTTACATATGAAAACAGAGGATGAGAATGAGAGTCTGGAAAAGTGGGAAAagagtgaaagacagaagctgAGTAGCTGTAGTTTGCGGCTCATTGAAGCTGTGTCTAACCTGCGCGACATTTCCCTGAATAGTGTCCAGAGTTCAGTCTCTGCTCGCATGGTGGCCATAAAAACCAGCAAGACCAGTATACAGGCAGCACAGGCCGAGAAGGACACATTCAGATTCCTGCAGATGTATTCTCAGGTGCATCGAGACGTGGAATCAGCCAAGGCTGTGGATCTGAGGAAAGGGCTGGAGCCCGGTAGTGATCGTGACAAACTGATCCAAGAGATAAATCAGGGTGGTGCGAAGATGATGCAGCAAGCAGAAGAGTTCTGGTCCTCCTTGTTGACTCTGGTTGACCCTGGAAAAGACCAGAAGCCCTTTGCTAGTAGTCCAGACCTGTTCTTTGAATCGCAAAATTTGGGCTCTGGCCTGTCACTCTCCCAAGACAAAAggaaggtttttcacagtagctGGCTAGGGGAATCCTCTGCAACTCTTTTCATCAGTAAGACTGAGGTAATTCCAAACTTTCAGAAGTGGACAGTCAGTCTCTCCAAGAAGTTTGACTGGGCAGTTGGTTTGTGTGATAAACAGTCTTCAGTAAACTTGGCGCATGGACTTATCTACGCACTGTGCTGGGAAGATAACCGCCTCAGCTGTCTTTCATCAAGTTACTCTCATAAGACGGAGGTGGAACATAAGGCCGAGCTGGGACCTGAAGTGGTGGAGGTGTTTTGGAACGTGGCTGCCTCTGTGCTGACCTTCTACAGCAGAACCGGACAGTACCTGAGGGAGGAAATAGTCACTATTGAGCTGAGCACCAACAACTACAATCTGGCCCCATTTGTCCAACTGGGAAAAGCAGTTGTCCAAAATAGACCCCAGCACCAAGGGCACTTCTTTGGGATGAAACCCCACTCAAAGAGATGTCGACAGCCAACCTATTCCTATGGAAATATCCTACACAAAACAGAGTTGGTTTGTGAGCTTTGCTAATAGGTTGGACATTGTtgcattttctgtcatttaccAAGGATCAATGGAATTAATTGGTGTTAAGTTGCTGCCGAATCAATACACTGATACATTATACAAACATATATCAGACACACTAGGCAGTATAATATTTTTAGCTGAAAGtctttacattaaaacaatattaagcTGTGGGATTTTTCTATTTCATAGAAACACTGTTGAGTTTTGTCAGTGCTTCTTCCACCTGCCACAGTAAGGAGTTTCTCTCTACTGGTTTTGACTGTTTCACTGCTGAATATCTGATCAGTACTATTTCCCTTCATACACTGTAAATATTCAAATCAGTACTAAAGCCAGTCAAGTGTTAAGATGTGggatgtttttattgatttgatCAAATGTGAGGAGAACACTGTGCATTTGAACTTTTGTGTTGgcaacataaaaactaaaaaactgatATAATGTAATTCCATTAGTAATTCCCTTTATACTATACACATAATTtggtaataaattaatttaagcaacaaaacaaatctgaggAACTAGTTGGGAGCTGAAAGAGATGGCTCTTTTTAATGAGACAAGCCAAAAGAACCAACTCTCTAAAAAGAGGCGTACTTCCCATCACTACTCATCACGTAAACAAAATTCTGACCCCACCTCTCAGTGCACCAGTTCAGTTCTTTTTGAGAAATCGAAACTGTTGCACAgtgctgctgtggctgatctGATCCCAGGTTCCCTTTCTGTCAAAACAGAGTGAACTGAGGAGCAACTTAAAGGAATCATCTGGATTTTTCAAGACATATTAGGACTTCCTGTTTTGAAAACAGACAACTTACAAATGGATCGACGGATTATTCTCTGCAACATGTGTACAGGGGAGGACAGGAAACCAGCACAGAAGAGCTGCATTAAATGTGAGATCTCCATGTGCGTCCAGCACCTCGAGGCCCATCTCACCACACCTGTGTTGCTGCAGACTCATCCCCTGACTGAACCCATGGATTTGTATGGGACCACTAAATGTCCACAGCATGGCAAACTCCTGGAGTACTACTGCCTAGATGACATGACCTGCGTCTGCGTTTCCTGCGCCATTGAAGACCAGCACCGCCTACACAATATGAAGACCTTCCCCATGGCTCACAAAGAGCTTGTGGAAAAGCTGAAAGCAGAGGAGCAGGCcttacagatgaaaacagaggaTGAGAATGAGAGTCTGGAAAAGTGGGACAagagtgaaagacagaagctgAGTAGCTGTAGTTTGCGGCTCATTGAAGCTCTGTCTAACCTGCGCGACATTTCCCTGAATAGTGTCCAGAGTTCAGTCTCTGCTCGCATGGTGGCCATAAAAACCAGCAAGACCAGTATACAGGCAGCACAGGCCGAGAAGGACACATTCAAATTCCTGCAGATGTATTCTCAGGTGCATCGAGACGTGGAATCAGCCAAGGCTGTGGATCTGAGGAAAGGGCTGGAGCCCGGTAGTGATCGTGACAAACTGATCCAAGAGATAAATCAGGGTGGTGCGAAGATGATGCAGCAAGCAGAAGAGTTCTGGTCCTCCTTGTTGACTCTGGTTGACCCTGGAAAAGACCAGAAGCCCTTTGCTAGTAGTCCAGACCTGTTCTTTGAATCGCAACATTTGGGCTCTGGCCTGTCACTCTCCCAAGACAAAAggaaggtttttcacagtagctGGCTAGGGGAATACTCTGCAACCCTTTTCATCAGTTACAATGAGGGACTTCCAAACTGTCAGAGGTGGACAGTCAGTTTCTCCAAGAAGTTTGACTGGGCAGTTGGTTTGTGTGATAAACAGTCTTCAGTAAACTTGGCGCATGGACTTATCTACGCACTGTGCTGGGAAGATAACCGCCTCAGCTGTCTTTCATCAAGTTACTCTCATAAGACGGAGGTGGAACATAAGGCCGAGCTGGGACCTGAAGTGGTGGAGGTGTTTTGGAACGTGGCTGCCTCTGTGCTGACCTTCTACAGCAGAACCGGACAGTACCTGAGGGAGGAAATAGTCACTATTGAGCTGAGCACCAACAACTACAATCTGGCCCCATTTGTCCAACTGGGAAAAGCAGTTGTCCAAAATAGACCCCAGCACCAAGGGCACTTCTTTGGGATGAAACCCCACTCAAAGAGATATCGACAGCCAACCTATTCCTATGGAAATATCCTACACAAAACAGAGTTGGTTTGTGAGCTTTGCTAATAGGTTGGACATTGTtgcattttctgtcatttaccAAGGATCAATGGAATTAATTGGTGTTAAGTTGCTGCCGAATCAATACACTGATACATTATACAGATATCAGACACACTAGGCAGTATAATATCTTTAGCTGAAAGtctttacattaaaacaatattaagctgtgggattttttctatttcataGAAACACTGTTGAGTTTTGTCAGTGCTTCTTCTACCTGCCACAATAAGGAGTTTCTCTCCATCTACTGGTTTGACTGTGTCACTGCTGAATATCTGATCAGTACTATTTCCCTTCATACATTGAAAATATTCTAATCAGTACTAAAGCCAGTCCAGTTTTAAGATGTGggatgtttttattgatttgatCAAATGTGAGGAAAACACTGTGCATTTGAACTTTTGTGTTGgcaacataaaaactaaaaaaactgtCAGCTCTGAATTGGTCAACGAATATGTGATACTGCAGTTGTAAAATATTCTCTTTAGACTAATACTAGACTCTCTAAACtaatttttaaatcattaaagtGCAAAAACCTGACAGATGGAATGGTTGAGTTTCTAATTAGCTAAAGCAGTTGCATACACACTTaggttttaaaaatgatttaagacATTTCTGTAAGTTTATAGATCAGTGACAAAGGCTTGTAGTAAGATCTCGGCACAGAGCTTAACGTGTCGTCACAATGTTTCTGAACAGCCTTGGATTTACGTAAAAGTAAGAAGAACAACTAAGGTCCTTGTGTTGGAATGATGAGACTGGAAACAGCTGAAGCATCAGCGCTCTAGCTTACATCTTACTGGCATTTGAAACACGTTGTAGGAAACATTCAGGGCCTCCACATTtctaaaacatttctaaaactCCCATTAAGATTTCtggataaaaaacaacaacaaaacaaataaagattaaaaggAGGTGCCAAAAGCATCAAAACATTTGTGAGTCAGACAGGCAGTGTAGCAGACTTGTTTCAGTCGACTGAGCTGGGTGTTCAGCTGTCGTTGCCAAAGACGGTGTTGAGCTGCTGGGTGACCCTGATGAAAGTCGACCTGCGGCTCAGCTCCTTCAGCTTCCCTGCCCCGACGTAGTAGGTGCAGGTGGAGCGGACCCCTCCCAGGATGTCCCGTATCGTCACATCTACCGGACCTTTGTATAGAACTTCCATTGTCATGAAGTAAATACCAGTGTAGTTAATAACAACAATGATCACATTATGATGTAATGTTTTTCTGGGAAACCTGGTCCTCGCATTTACGTGGATGTTACCACCTGAACATCACTGTCGACCCAGCACAAGGTGTTCCTTGCATTCTTGTGTCATATGTTCCCAGATGTACAACGCACATGCACTCGGCAAACCACTTCACGGCAAAGAAAACACGGTTCATCAGACCAGGTCACCTACTTCCATTGCTCCATGTttcagttctgatgctcacgtGCCCACTGCAGGCACTTTCAGCAGTGGAAAGGGTCAGCATGGAAactgactggtctgcagctgcCCACCTGTACAAACAAAATGTGACCCGCTGGGTattctgacacatttctatCTGAACCATTGTTCACTTATTTCAGTAGTTCGAGCTACAGAAGCTCATCCCTTTGACTGGACCACACGGACCGGCCTTTGCTCCTCACATGCATCAGTGAGTCTTGACTGCCCATGATCCTGTTGGTGTAAATATTATCACTGGTGATCAGGAtgatgcacattaacatgaatgtcTCAAATTAATAAGTGCTATTTTTTCATGGGTTGATTGCTACCTGTACATCATAGTTTTTCAAGTTAGGACAAGTCAGTATCTTAGTAACTGTGGAGTTGCATGGCCAGAAGTCAGCAATTAAAATTCCACTGTCATGAGTATGGCTTGTTCTTTATGGAGTTAAAATCGTACTGAAACTCACCACTAGTGTTGAGTTTCAGTCACAAATGAGCCGACTCTAAGAGTCAGCTCTTTGAAGTGAACGAGAGGAGCCGGTTGACATCATTAGGAGCCGattagttgttgttggttttttttgcctcttttctgttaaaaaaaagtcgAATGTGATTGGTCAAGATGTATGGTGGCGTCAGTGTCCACACTGAGCGTGGGCAGGGAGGggttacacacacgcacacacacacacacacacacacacacacacgcacacacacacaggacacacgtCACACACCGCACAGTAGCACACAACAgaaggcagagagacagagagcactgcagagacagaaactacATCCATTAGAAAGGGAATGGAAagtgaataaagaaaacacttgCAGTCGTTTAATGAggatttaaataaagacattcaaATAAGGAACAACTGATATAATGTAATTCCATTAGTAATTCCCTTTATACTATACACATAATTtggtaataaattaatttaagcaacaaaaaaatctgaggaACTAGTTGGGAGCTGAAAGAGATGGCTCTTTTTAATGAGACAAGCCAAAAGAACCAACTCTCTAAAAGAGGCGTACTTCCCATCACTACTCATCACGTAAACAAAATTCTGACCCCACCTCTCAGTGCACCAGTTCAGTTCTTTTTGAGAAATCGAAACTGTTGCACAgtgctgctgtggctgattgTGATCCCAGGTTCCCTTTCCGTCAAAACAGAGTGAACTAAGGAGCAACTTAAAGGAATCATCTGGATTTTTCAAGACATATTAGGACTTCCTGTTTTTGAAAACAGACAACTTACAAATGGATCCACGGATTATTCTCTGCGACATGTGTACAGGGGAGGACAGGAAACCAGCACGGAAGAGCTGCATGAAATGCGAGATCTCCATGTGCGTCCAGCACCTCGAGGCCCATCTCACCACACCTGTGTTGCTGCAGACTCATCCCCTGACTGAACCCATGGATTTGTCTGGGACCATCAAATGCCCACAGCACGGCAAACTCCTGGAGTACTACTGCTTGGATGACATGACCTGCGTCTGTGTTTCCTGCGCCATTGAAGACCAGCACCGCCTACACAATATGAAGACCTTCGTCACGGCTCACAAAGAGCTTGTGGAAAAGCTGAAAGCAGAGGAGCAGGCcttacagatgaaaacagaggaTGAGAATGAGAGTCTGGAAAAGTGGGACAagagtgaaagacagaagctgAGTAGCTGTAGTTTGCGGCTCATTGAAGCTCTGTCTAACCTGCGCGACATTTCCCTGAATAGTGTCCAGAGTTCAGTCTCTGCTCGCATGGTGGCCATAAAAACCAGCAAGACCAGTATACAGGCAGCACAGGCCGAGAAGGACACATTCAGATTCCTGCAGATGTATTCTCAGGTGCATCGAGACGTGGAATCAGCCAAGGCTGTGGATCTGAGGAAAGGGCTGGAGCCCGGTAGTGATCGTGACAAACTGATCCAAGAGATAAATCAGGGTGGTGCGAAGATGATGCAGCAAGCAGAAGAGTTCTGGTCCTCCTTGTTGACTCTGGTTGACCCTGAAAAAGACCAGAAGCCCTTTGCTAGTAGTCTAGACCTGTTCTTTGAATTGCAAAATTTGGGCTCTGCCATGTCACTCTCCCAAGACAAAAGGAAGGTTTTTCACAATAGCTGGCTAGGGGAATCCTCTGCAACTCTTTTCATCAGTAACACTGAGAAAATTCCAAACTTTCAGAAGTGGACAGTCGGTCTCTCCAAGAAGCTTCAGTGGACAATTGGTTTGTGTGATAAACAGTCTTCAGTAAACTTGGAGTGTGGACCTGTCTATGGACTGTGCTGGGAAGATAACCGCCTCAGCTGTCTTAAAACAGAGTATCAAACACACTCTGACGAATCACACATCTCTGGCCAACCCAAGAGAAGTAATGTAAATAAGACGGAGGTTGAACATAAGGCCAATCTGGGACCTGAAATGGTGGAGGTGTTTTGGAACGTGGCTGCCTCTGTGCTGACCTTCTACAACAGAACCGGACAGTACCTGAGGGAAGAAATAGTCACTATTGAGCTGAGCACCAACAACTGCAACCTGGCCCCATTTGTCAGACTGGGAAATGAAATTGCCCAAAATAGACCCCAGCACCAAGGGAACCCCTTTGTGATGCATACCCACTCAAAGAGATATCAACAGCCAACCTATTCCTATGGAAA harbors:
- the si:dkey-183c6.9 gene encoding tripartite motif-containing protein 34: MCTGEDRKPARKSCMKCEISMCVQHLEAHLTTPVLLQTHPLTEPMDLSGTIKCPQHGKLLEYYCLDDMTCVCVSCAIEDQHRLHNMKTFVTAHKELVEKLKAEEQALQMKTEDENESLEKWDKSERQKLSSCSLRLIEALSNLRDISLNSVQSSVSARMVAIKTSKTSIQAAQAEKDTFRFLQMYSQVHRDVESAKAVDLRKGLEPGSDRDKLIQEINQGGAKMMQQAEEFWSSLLTLVDPEKDQKPFASSLDLFFELQNLGSAMSLSQDKRKVFHNSWLGESSATLFISNTEKIPNFQKWTVGLSKKLQWTIGLCDKQSSVNLECGPVYGLCWEDNRLSCLKTEYQTHSDESHISGQPKRSNVNKTEVEHKANLGPEMVEVFWNVAASVLTFYNRTGQYLREEIVTIELSTNNCNLAPFVRLGNEIAQNRPQHQGNPFVMHTHSKRYQQPTYSYGNPLHKTELVCELC